The genomic stretch GTCGTGCAGGAAGGCGTTGTAATCATGATAGATGCGGACATCCGCGCCATATTCGGCTTTGATCTGTGCAGGATCGAGATTTCTTCGCGACAGGATCGCAACCGGCTCGAAGCTGGGAATTTCCATGAACGATTTGAGGTGAGCGCCCGCTACCCATCCAAACCCGACTATACCGACTCTGTAACGGTTCATGAGAAGCCTCCTGAAAAAGAGAACTCACCCCCTGAACCCCTCTCTAACAAGTTAAAGCGGGGGAAACCCCGTGACCTTTCACACGTTTTGTTTTATAAGTCAAAAAGGGAATTATAAGGTGAGTTCTTGAGTTAGTTCCTTCCTTAATTCATGTAACACCCATGCCAATTCATTAAAGACCTGTTCGTTTGTGAAACGTATTACTTTGATGCCAAAATAATTGATACTATGAGTTCTCAATGTATCATAGTCCTTCTGCATTTAATGTATGCCGCCGTCAATTTCAATAACCAGTTGCTTTCAAAGCAATAAAAATCGGCGACACGAAGTACTCGCCAGAGCTGGCGCGTTTCCCCTTGGCCAGCCCGACTATAAGGAGAACGATGAAAGAGCCAGGACAGACCAATCGTAAAAGTTGATTCCCATTACCTCATCCCGAAAAACCCTTTCATCAGGGGTGAATACGGATGCCGCCTTTTACTTTGTGCCTCTGTGCCTTTGCCCCTTTGCGCCTTCTCTTTTTACTTTGGGCTTTGGACTTTGGGTTTTAGGCTGTTTCTACTTCCTCACCTCATGATCCTGGTATCGGGCGAAATAAAACAGTTTTACCGTCTTGTCGGAGAGATTGAAATTAGCATGAGGAGTTTTCCCGTCCGGCGGGATCATATATGCCGTGCCCGGCTCCTGCAGGCGGATTTGTTTGCCGAACAGCACATGGGTGTCGGGGTCAAGAGCGAGCCACACCTCTTCGGTGCCCGGCACATGGCTGTGCGGGTGGAAAAAGGTGTTAGGGCTGAAATAACAGGTGAGTATGGATTCCATGGTTCCCAGGCCGTCTTTCGTGGTGAAAAATTGTTTCACTGCGCCGACCCAGTGAGCGTCGGAGGTGGTAATGGGTGCGGTGTTTTCATCCACCACGAGCATATCTTTGTTCGGGCGGAAACCGGCAGGAATCGGCTCGCTCACCAGGTACATGGTCAGCGGTTCCGCGCCGGTGTTCAGCATAGTGAATTCCAGATTTGCGGGCATGAGTACGGAAATACCCTTGTGCAGGTCGGCGGATTTCTTCCCGGCGGTGATTTTTCCCTCCCCGGAAAGGATATAGAACACCTCCTGCTCGCCTTTGAGCGTGGTCGGGATAGTCACATTGTGCGCGTAAAGGGTGGCATAGGTGAAGCGGTTGACATACTTGAGTGCCCCGCCCTTGCCTGAAGGTTTCATCGGGTCGCCTTTGGTGAGAACATCCCGCTCCACAAGGGAACCGTGCGTGTTTCGGGGCATGGAGTTTTTCCAGTTGCTCATGTAGAGATCGATATCGGCGTCACGTTTGGGATCGAATGGCCGGGCGTCGAGCATGCTGTATGAGGGCGGAGGCGGCTCAGGCACAGTACGCACGATGAACCAGAATGTCTTTACCGGGCGGTTTTTAACGTTGATGGCGGAATGAGGAGTTCTGTAATCAGGAGGTATCTTGTAGGCGCTTCCGGCAGGGAACGGGCGGAGCTGTTTCCCCAGAAGAATGGTGGGATCGCCCTCCAGGGAGAACCAGACCTCTTCCATGCCTGGGCAATGACTGTGCGGCTGTCCCATGGTCATGGGATCATGCCAGACCGGCGCCATCCCGTCGATGGTGGCAAGGCCGTCTTTCTTTGAGAAAAAGAATTTGGGAATATATGTCCAGTGTGCATCGGCCATGTCGAACGGCAGGATGTTTTCGTCTTTTGCCACCATTTCGGTTTTAGGTTTGAAATCGGCGGGGACCGGCTCCACCATGAGGTACATGGTCAGGGGATCCTCGCCGGAGTTTTTCAGGGTGAACTCAATTTCCGGCGGCATAAGCACACAAACGCCGTTATAGAGCTTAACCGTTTTCCCGCCCGCGCTTATCTCGCCTTTTCCCCCGTCGATGTAAAAGATTACCTGCTCCCCTTTCAACACGGCCGGTGTGGTTACATTCCGGGCGCTCAAGAGACCGTAGGAGAGACGGTTGATATACTGGAGGGCTGCGCCGCGGGCTTTGGGACGCAGGGGGTCGCCGTCGTTCTTTTTCAGGATGTCGCGCTCGATGAGCGTTCCCCAGATGTGATGCGGCAAAGATTCCCGCCAATTCCCTATGAACATGTCGATATTCGGGTCGGTTTTGGGATTATAGGGATTGGGATCGAGCATGGTGTAATCAGCCTTCTGGGCTGAAATCGGCGGAACGGAGAGATATAAGAGAAGGATAAAGAAAGCGAGAATGCTGCGGCACATAAGAACCCCCCATTTTAAGATATTTGACACCTTTTGTTTCCCGGTTTTATAAATTAACACAAAATTCCCTCCTGAGTTAAATTTTCTCACCCTTCCAGAAAAAAAATCCTTTCTGCATACCGGAAAAGATCGATGTCCCTGCGCTCGAACATGCCCGGTTTGACCTGGGCGTCAACATCGTTGATGACTAGAGATTTTCATTTTATTTCCATTAATGTACAAGAGCAAATGAGCAGAATCAAGGAAAAAATCGGGTTAATCATGGAATCAAGTAAATCATGGTTCAGACATTTTAATCCTTCATCCTTTTCTTTTGTCAAAATTCCATTTGAAAAAAGGGGACGATTGTCTAAATTATTCAATAAGTCACCAATGAGAAAATTTCTGACAATCCGACACGATTTTACCTTCGAGGTTGGCATGACATCCAAAGAACGTGTCCGTCTGGCATTCGAGCACCGTGAGCCCGACCGCATCCCCCTCTGGTATGGCGCGTCCCAGGCGCTCACGGAGAAATTATGCGAGGCC from Candidatus Latescibacter sp. encodes the following:
- a CDS encoding cupin domain-containing protein, with protein sequence MCRSILAFFILLLYLSVPPISAQKADYTMLDPNPYNPKTDPNIDMFIGNWRESLPHHIWGTLIERDILKKNDGDPLRPKARGAALQYINRLSYGLLSARNVTTPAVLKGEQVIFYIDGGKGEISAGGKTVKLYNGVCVLMPPEIEFTLKNSGEDPLTMYLMVEPVPADFKPKTEMVAKDENILPFDMADAHWTYIPKFFFSKKDGLATIDGMAPVWHDPMTMGQPHSHCPGMEEVWFSLEGDPTILLGKQLRPFPAGSAYKIPPDYRTPHSAINVKNRPVKTFWFIVRTVPEPPPPSYSMLDARPFDPKRDADIDLYMSNWKNSMPRNTHGSLVERDVLTKGDPMKPSGKGGALKYVNRFTYATLYAHNVTIPTTLKGEQEVFYILSGEGKITAGKKSADLHKGISVLMPANLEFTMLNTGAEPLTMYLVSEPIPAGFRPNKDMLVVDENTAPITTSDAHWVGAVKQFFTTKDGLGTMESILTCYFSPNTFFHPHSHVPGTEEVWLALDPDTHVLFGKQIRLQEPGTAYMIPPDGKTPHANFNLSDKTVKLFYFARYQDHEVRK